The following proteins come from a genomic window of Blastococcus sp. HT6-30:
- a CDS encoding DUF72 domain-containing protein yields the protein MTVIIGTSGWQYRDWRGAFYPQKLAQRLWLEHYVEHFATVESNNAFYRLPERETFVKWRERTPPDFRWAVKASRFLTHIKRLREPEEPVARLMGRAEGLEAKLDTILLQLPPTLKADPELLRTCLAQFPSGTRVAVEPRHESWWTDEIRALLERYGAALCWADRMEQPVAPLWRTADWGYLRFHTGLENWRYRPETLQLWADRLAATYGEDDVLVYFNNDPGCAAVIDACLFADAVRRTGGTPTRVPTADQATGLAWAPVEVPPV from the coding sequence GTGACGGTGATCATCGGTACGTCGGGGTGGCAGTACCGCGACTGGCGCGGCGCCTTCTACCCGCAGAAGCTGGCGCAGCGGCTGTGGCTCGAGCACTACGTCGAGCACTTCGCCACCGTCGAGAGCAACAACGCCTTCTACCGGCTGCCCGAGCGGGAGACGTTCGTCAAGTGGCGGGAGCGCACGCCACCGGACTTCCGGTGGGCGGTCAAGGCCAGCCGGTTCCTCACCCACATCAAGCGGCTGCGCGAGCCGGAGGAACCGGTCGCCCGGCTGATGGGCCGCGCGGAGGGTCTGGAGGCCAAGCTGGACACGATCCTGCTGCAGCTGCCGCCCACGCTGAAGGCCGACCCGGAGCTGCTGCGCACCTGCCTGGCCCAGTTCCCCAGCGGAACGCGGGTGGCCGTGGAGCCGCGGCACGAGTCGTGGTGGACCGACGAGATCCGGGCGCTCCTGGAGCGCTACGGCGCGGCGCTGTGCTGGGCCGATCGGATGGAGCAGCCGGTCGCCCCGCTCTGGCGCACCGCCGACTGGGGATATCTGAGGTTCCACACCGGGCTGGAGAACTGGCGCTACCGGCCGGAGACCCTCCAGCTGTGGGCCGACCGGCTGGCCGCCACGTACGGGGAGGACGACGTCCTCGTCTACTTCAACAACGACCCGGGCTGCGCCGCGGTCATCGACGCATGCCTGTTCGCCGACGCGGTGCGCCGGACCGGGGGGACGCCGACGCGGGTGCCCACGGCCGACCAGGCGACCGGTCTGGCCTGGGCGCCGGTGGAGGTCCCCCCGGTCTGA
- a CDS encoding HAD-IIB family hydrolase: MAARIVYTDLDGTMVGPRGSFWHTAGRELTDGPAGALLDLHRAGVALVLVSGRTYEQVVEAARIFAADGAIAELGAIIGWGSGRHTHRLRGELPAGYGDRAPMDVMAELGVVEDLVAAHPGRLEWHAPWHATHHTDALLRGRVDPLAADAWLAERGVGWLTLKDNGAIPASSRFGLHDDPAPPRVYHLMPRGISKGAAIAWDLERRGLFPDDAVAIGDSLSDLDMAPAVGRLWITANGGAVDGMAAALAAVPNASVTAAAMGEGWAQAVRQSL, translated from the coding sequence GTGGCAGCGCGCATCGTCTACACCGATCTCGACGGCACCATGGTCGGCCCGCGCGGCTCCTTCTGGCACACCGCCGGCCGGGAGCTGACCGACGGCCCGGCCGGCGCCCTGCTCGACCTGCACCGCGCCGGGGTGGCGTTGGTGCTGGTCAGCGGCCGGACCTACGAGCAGGTGGTGGAGGCCGCGCGCATCTTCGCCGCCGACGGCGCCATCGCGGAGCTCGGCGCCATCATCGGCTGGGGCTCCGGGCGGCACACCCACCGGCTGCGCGGCGAGCTGCCCGCCGGCTACGGCGACCGGGCGCCGATGGACGTGATGGCCGAGCTCGGCGTGGTCGAGGACCTCGTCGCCGCGCACCCCGGCCGGCTGGAGTGGCACGCCCCCTGGCACGCGACCCACCACACCGACGCGCTGCTGCGCGGCCGGGTGGACCCGCTCGCCGCCGACGCCTGGCTGGCCGAACGCGGGGTGGGGTGGCTGACGCTCAAGGACAACGGGGCCATCCCCGCGTCGTCCCGGTTCGGCCTCCACGACGACCCGGCGCCGCCGCGGGTCTACCACCTGATGCCGCGCGGCATCTCCAAGGGGGCGGCGATCGCCTGGGACCTGGAGCGCCGGGGCCTGTTCCCCGACGACGCCGTGGCGATCGGCGACAGCCTCAGCGACCTGGACATGGCCCCCGCCGTGGGCCGGCTGTGGATCACCGCGAACGGCGGCGCGGTCGACGGGATGGCCGCGGCGCTGGCCGCGGTCCCCAACGCCTCGGTGACCGCCGCCGCCATGGGCGAGGGCTGGGCGCAGGCGGTGCGCCAGAGCCTGTGA
- a CDS encoding NmrA family NAD(P)-binding protein, translating to MIVVTAAGGSTGTAVVRALLARGKQVRAVVPSRRPRPQLDALGAEVVVGDLTGDLSAACAGADALYLIWPNFDPSEATGAPAVLTAAARVGVRRLVYHSVLRPQIRAMPHHAAKDRVEEALDGAVAGTAARWRVLQPCAYADNLDGQLAGAAESGELRSPWGLEKAQSFVDLRDVAEAAAVLLTADGLDSGTFEAAGPEELTAPDVAGLLSARSGRPVAAVDAPTGNDATYAGHCRTAMFDWYRAHGFTGSPRVLTDLLGRSPRTFAQHLTDAPTG from the coding sequence GTGATCGTCGTGACCGCCGCCGGCGGCTCCACCGGCACCGCCGTCGTCCGTGCCCTGCTGGCGCGCGGGAAGCAGGTGCGCGCCGTCGTCCCCTCGCGCCGGCCGCGCCCGCAGCTGGACGCCCTCGGCGCCGAGGTGGTCGTCGGCGACCTCACCGGCGACCTGTCCGCCGCGTGCGCCGGCGCGGACGCCCTCTACCTGATATGGCCCAACTTCGACCCGTCGGAGGCCACCGGCGCCCCCGCGGTCCTCACCGCCGCCGCCCGCGTGGGGGTGCGCCGGCTGGTCTACCACTCGGTGCTGCGGCCGCAGATCCGCGCGATGCCGCACCACGCGGCGAAGGACCGGGTCGAGGAGGCCCTCGACGGCGCCGTCGCGGGGACGGCGGCGCGGTGGCGGGTGCTGCAGCCCTGCGCCTACGCCGACAACCTCGACGGTCAGCTGGCCGGAGCGGCGGAGAGCGGCGAGCTGCGCAGCCCGTGGGGCCTGGAGAAGGCGCAGTCCTTCGTCGACCTGCGCGACGTCGCCGAGGCCGCGGCGGTGCTGCTCACGGCCGACGGGCTGGACAGCGGCACCTTCGAGGCCGCGGGGCCCGAGGAGCTGACCGCACCCGACGTCGCCGGCCTGCTGTCCGCCCGCTCCGGGCGCCCCGTCGCCGCGGTTGACGCGCCGACCGGCAACGACGCGACCTACGCCGGTCACTGCCGCACCGCGATGTTCGACTGGTACCGCGCGCACGGGTTCACCGGCAGCCCGCGGGTGCTCACCGACCTGCTCGGCCGATCACCGCGCACGTTCGCCCAGCACCTGACCGACGCCCCGACCGGGTAG
- a CDS encoding ABC transporter permease subunit — protein sequence MATTDHVQPTGAVAGYRPERTLRVSVELRRQFKRRRTLGVFALMIALPLVLIAALQLGASEEAAENSRINLVDVATASGLNFTLFVLFATTSFFLVVVYALFFGDTVAVEAQWGSLRYALATPIPRMRLLRQKWLAALVQSVAALVTLAAVAVVAGGIAFGFDDIRTPVGVGIDQGEGMLRLAGMLGYLAVHLLVVGALAFWFSTITDAPLGAVGGAVFTMFVFAILDQVEQLGSIRDWFPTAEEFAWTDLLQTPVDDGDLFRGVIQSLVYIAVFTALGFRHFARRDVTS from the coding sequence ATGGCCACGACCGACCACGTGCAGCCGACCGGCGCGGTCGCCGGCTACCGGCCGGAGCGGACGCTGCGGGTGTCGGTGGAGCTGCGGCGGCAGTTCAAGCGCCGCCGCACCCTCGGCGTCTTCGCCCTCATGATCGCGCTGCCGCTGGTGCTCATCGCCGCCCTCCAGCTGGGCGCCAGCGAGGAGGCGGCGGAGAACAGCCGGATCAACCTGGTCGACGTCGCGACGGCGAGCGGGCTGAACTTCACCCTGTTCGTGCTGTTCGCGACGACCAGCTTCTTCCTCGTGGTGGTCTACGCGCTGTTCTTCGGCGACACCGTCGCCGTCGAGGCGCAGTGGGGCTCGCTGCGGTACGCGCTGGCCACGCCGATCCCCCGGATGCGGCTGCTCCGGCAGAAGTGGCTGGCCGCGCTGGTGCAGTCGGTCGCGGCGCTGGTCACGCTCGCCGCGGTCGCGGTGGTCGCCGGCGGGATCGCGTTCGGCTTCGACGACATCAGGACGCCGGTCGGTGTGGGGATCGACCAGGGTGAGGGCATGCTCCGGCTGGCCGGGATGCTCGGCTACCTCGCCGTCCACCTGCTCGTCGTCGGTGCGCTGGCGTTCTGGTTCTCCACGATCACCGACGCACCGCTGGGGGCGGTCGGTGGCGCGGTGTTCACCATGTTCGTCTTCGCGATCCTCGACCAGGTGGAGCAGCTCGGGTCGATCCGCGACTGGTTCCCGACGGCGGAGGAGTTCGCCTGGACCGACCTGCTGCAGACACCGGTCGACGACGGCGACCTGTTCCGCGGCGTGATCCAGTCGCTGGTCTACATCGCCGTCTTCACGGCGCTCGGCTTCCGGCACTTCGCCCGCAGGGACGTGACCAGCTGA
- a CDS encoding Gfo/Idh/MocA family oxidoreductase → MSAEIRWGVIGPGRIAENVMHDFAHVPGARAVAVASRSPERADAFASRHGLDRAHGSYAAIIADPDVDVLYLATPHPQHHALALAALRAGKALLVEKSFTATTAGAHEVVDLARETGVFAMEAMWTRFQPAVVAVRELIADGAIGEVRSVQADLGVAREYDPLDRLFAMELGGGALLDLGVYVVSFAQMLLGTPERVLAAGSVFPSGADADAALLLDFGDGRTAALTTSLRNALPGQARVFGTTGWIDVLPRFHHPATFVLHRTGAEPETITKPPAGTGYAHELIEVTDCLRAGRAESAVMPLADTLVVQDVLGQAAEQLGVRHAEAVDVL, encoded by the coding sequence GTGAGTGCAGAGATCCGCTGGGGAGTCATCGGGCCGGGCCGCATCGCCGAGAATGTGATGCACGACTTCGCGCACGTGCCGGGCGCGCGGGCGGTGGCGGTCGCCTCGCGGTCGCCGGAGCGGGCCGACGCCTTCGCCTCCCGGCACGGCCTGGACCGGGCGCACGGCTCCTACGCCGCGATCATCGCCGATCCGGACGTCGACGTGCTGTACCTCGCCACCCCGCACCCGCAGCACCACGCGCTCGCGCTGGCCGCCCTCCGCGCGGGCAAGGCGCTGCTGGTGGAGAAGTCGTTCACCGCCACCACCGCCGGCGCGCACGAGGTGGTCGACCTGGCCCGGGAGACCGGCGTCTTCGCCATGGAGGCCATGTGGACGCGCTTCCAGCCCGCCGTCGTCGCCGTGCGCGAGCTGATCGCCGACGGCGCGATCGGTGAGGTTCGGTCGGTGCAGGCCGATCTCGGCGTGGCCCGCGAGTACGACCCGCTCGACCGGCTCTTCGCCATGGAGCTCGGCGGTGGCGCGCTGCTGGACCTCGGCGTCTACGTCGTCTCCTTCGCCCAGATGCTGCTGGGGACGCCGGAGCGCGTCCTCGCCGCCGGCTCGGTGTTCCCCTCCGGGGCCGACGCCGACGCCGCCCTGCTCCTCGACTTCGGCGACGGCCGCACGGCCGCGCTCACCACCTCGCTGCGCAACGCCCTCCCCGGGCAGGCGCGGGTGTTCGGGACGACCGGCTGGATCGACGTCCTCCCCCGGTTCCACCACCCGGCGACGTTCGTGCTGCACCGCACCGGCGCCGAACCGGAGACGATCACGAAGCCCCCGGCCGGCACCGGGTACGCGCACGAGCTGATCGAGGTCACCGATTGCCTGCGGGCGGGCCGGGCCGAGAGCGCCGTCATGCCGCTGGCCGACACGCTCGTCGTGCAGGACGTGCTGGGCCAGGCGGCGGAGCAGCTCGGCGTCCGGCACGCCGAGGCGGTCGACGTCCTGTGA
- a CDS encoding DUF4031 domain-containing protein, which translates to MAVLIDSPVWPWRGRRWSHLVSDVSYEELHAFVAAELGIPRRAFQGDHYDIPEDLYDVAVAAGAQPVECRELLQRLLAAGLRLRKARRPAASAG; encoded by the coding sequence GTGGCCGTGCTGATCGACTCCCCGGTGTGGCCCTGGCGCGGCCGCCGCTGGTCCCACCTGGTCAGCGACGTCAGCTACGAGGAGCTGCACGCCTTCGTCGCGGCGGAGCTGGGCATCCCGCGGCGGGCCTTCCAGGGCGACCACTACGACATCCCCGAGGACCTCTACGACGTCGCGGTCGCGGCGGGAGCGCAGCCGGTCGAGTGCCGCGAGCTGCTGCAGCGCCTGCTCGCGGCCGGGCTCAGGCTCCGGAAGGCCCGCCGGCCCGCTGCCTCAGCAGGGTGA
- the groL gene encoding chaperonin GroEL (60 kDa chaperone family; promotes refolding of misfolded polypeptides especially under stressful conditions; forms two stacked rings of heptamers to form a barrel-shaped 14mer; ends can be capped by GroES; misfolded proteins enter the barrel where they are refolded when GroES binds), which yields MAKMIAFEEEARRGLERGMNTLADAVKVTLGPKGRNVVLEKKWGAPTITNDGVSIAKEIELEDPWEKIGAELVKEVAKKTDDVAGDGTTTATVLAQALVREGLRNVAAGANPMALKKGIEKAVASVTEYLLSTAKDVETKEQIAATASISAADPAIGELIAEAMDKVGKEGVITVEESNTFGLELELTEGMRFDKGYISPYFVTDAERMEAVLDDPYVLVVNGKISSVKDLLPLLEKVMQSGKPLAIIAEDVEGEALATLVVNKIRGTFKSVAVKAPGFGDRRKAMLGDIAILTGGQVISEEVGLKLDTAGIELLGRARKVVVTKDETTIVEGAGDTDQIQGRVNQIRSEIERSDSDYDREKLQERLAKLAGGVAVIKAGAATEVELKERKHRIEDAVRNAKAAVEEGIVAGGGVALAQATAVAFDKLELEGDEATGANIVRVALEAPLKQIAINAGLEGGVVAEKVRNSETGWGLNAATGEYVDLVAAGIIDPAKVTRSALQNAASIAALFLTTEAVIADKPEKNAPAMPNSDGMGGMDF from the coding sequence ATGGCCAAGATGATCGCCTTCGAGGAAGAGGCGCGCCGCGGCCTCGAGCGGGGCATGAACACCCTCGCCGACGCCGTCAAGGTGACCCTCGGCCCCAAGGGCCGGAACGTCGTGCTGGAGAAGAAGTGGGGCGCCCCCACGATCACCAACGACGGTGTGAGCATCGCCAAGGAGATCGAGCTCGAGGACCCGTGGGAGAAGATCGGGGCCGAGCTCGTCAAGGAGGTCGCGAAGAAGACCGACGACGTCGCGGGTGACGGCACCACCACCGCCACCGTGCTCGCCCAGGCGCTCGTGCGCGAGGGCCTGCGCAACGTCGCCGCCGGCGCCAACCCGATGGCCCTCAAGAAGGGCATCGAGAAGGCCGTCGCCTCGGTCACCGAGTACCTCCTCTCCACGGCCAAGGACGTCGAGACCAAGGAGCAGATCGCCGCCACCGCGTCGATCTCCGCCGCCGACCCCGCCATCGGTGAGCTCATCGCCGAGGCGATGGACAAGGTGGGCAAGGAAGGCGTCATCACCGTCGAGGAGAGCAACACCTTCGGCCTCGAGCTCGAGCTCACCGAGGGCATGCGCTTCGACAAGGGCTACATCTCGCCCTACTTCGTCACCGACGCCGAGCGCATGGAGGCCGTCCTCGACGACCCGTACGTGCTCGTCGTCAACGGCAAGATCAGCTCGGTCAAGGACCTGCTCCCGCTGCTGGAGAAGGTCATGCAGTCGGGCAAGCCGCTGGCCATCATCGCCGAGGACGTCGAGGGCGAGGCCCTGGCGACCCTGGTCGTGAACAAGATCCGTGGCACCTTCAAGTCCGTCGCCGTCAAGGCACCGGGCTTCGGTGACCGCCGCAAGGCCATGCTGGGTGACATCGCCATCCTCACCGGTGGCCAGGTCATCAGCGAGGAGGTCGGCCTCAAGCTCGACACCGCCGGCATCGAGCTGCTCGGCCGCGCCCGCAAGGTCGTCGTCACCAAGGACGAGACGACGATCGTCGAGGGTGCCGGGGACACCGACCAGATCCAGGGTCGGGTCAACCAGATCCGCAGCGAGATCGAGCGGTCGGACTCCGACTACGACCGGGAGAAGCTGCAGGAGCGCCTGGCCAAGCTGGCCGGTGGCGTCGCCGTCATCAAGGCCGGCGCCGCGACCGAGGTCGAGCTCAAGGAGCGCAAGCACCGCATCGAGGACGCGGTGCGCAACGCCAAGGCCGCCGTCGAGGAGGGCATCGTCGCCGGTGGTGGCGTCGCTCTCGCACAGGCCACGGCCGTCGCGTTCGACAAGCTCGAGCTCGAGGGTGACGAGGCGACCGGTGCCAACATCGTGCGCGTCGCGCTCGAGGCGCCGCTGAAGCAGATCGCCATCAACGCCGGCCTCGAGGGCGGCGTCGTGGCGGAGAAGGTCCGCAACTCGGAGACCGGCTGGGGCCTCAACGCCGCCACCGGCGAGTACGTGGACCTGGTCGCGGCCGGCATCATCGACCCCGCCAAGGTCACCCGCTCGGCGCTGCAGAACGCCGCCTCCATCGCGGCGCTCTTCCTCACCACCGAGGCCGTCATCGCCGACAAGCCGGAGAAGAACGCTCCGGCCATGCCGAACAGCGATGGCATGGGCGGCATGGACTTCTGA
- a CDS encoding ArgE/DapE family deacylase produces MADLTAVEARVLSAVDEQWAVDRLCTMIAVPSVGGSAAESEVQHLLGDWLDELGCTVDRWPIDLVEAASAPGAPGQEVVRSEAWGVVGTVDGAEDGAPALVFAGHTDVVPPGDRDLWAGDPFVPRISGGAVHGRGACDMKAGVVSLLAAVHALRTAGVRLARPLALHGVVGEEDGGLGAWATLRRGHTGELCVIPEPTARAVVTAHGGALTFRLEVSGHAAHAAMRDRGVSAVELFAHVHGELLAFEAERQRDADPRFGEARFPHGISIGRVQAGDWASSVPDRLVAEGRYGVRVGEPLETARAALEARLAELCAAHPWLAAHPVRLTWTGGAFASGELPAGSPLLPAVMSAVVDAGGAEPAERAIAAGTDLRLYAAAGIPTLHYGPGDLHLAHGPLESVPVADLVTAARAFALLAVRTCGVLR; encoded by the coding sequence ATGGCCGACCTCACCGCCGTCGAGGCGCGCGTGCTGTCCGCCGTCGACGAGCAGTGGGCGGTGGACCGGCTCTGCACCATGATCGCCGTCCCGTCGGTCGGGGGGAGCGCGGCCGAGAGCGAGGTCCAGCACCTGCTCGGCGACTGGCTGGACGAGCTCGGCTGCACCGTCGACCGGTGGCCGATCGACCTGGTGGAGGCCGCGAGCGCCCCCGGCGCCCCCGGCCAGGAGGTCGTGCGCAGCGAGGCGTGGGGCGTCGTCGGCACGGTCGACGGCGCCGAGGACGGCGCGCCGGCGCTGGTGTTCGCCGGGCACACCGACGTCGTCCCGCCCGGCGACCGCGACCTGTGGGCCGGCGATCCGTTCGTCCCCCGGATCAGCGGCGGCGCCGTGCACGGCCGCGGCGCGTGCGACATGAAGGCCGGGGTGGTCTCGTTGCTGGCGGCAGTGCACGCCCTCCGGACGGCGGGGGTGCGCCTGGCCCGCCCGCTCGCGCTGCACGGCGTCGTCGGCGAGGAGGACGGCGGCCTCGGCGCCTGGGCCACGCTGCGCCGCGGCCACACCGGCGAGCTGTGCGTCATCCCCGAGCCCACCGCCCGGGCCGTCGTCACCGCCCACGGCGGGGCCCTCACCTTCCGGCTGGAGGTGAGCGGCCACGCCGCCCACGCCGCCATGCGCGACCGCGGCGTCAGCGCCGTCGAGCTGTTCGCGCACGTGCACGGGGAGCTGCTCGCCTTCGAGGCCGAGCGGCAGCGCGACGCCGATCCGCGCTTCGGCGAGGCCCGCTTCCCGCACGGCATCTCCATCGGCCGGGTACAGGCGGGCGACTGGGCCAGCTCCGTCCCGGACCGGCTGGTCGCCGAGGGCCGGTACGGGGTGCGGGTCGGTGAACCCCTGGAGACGGCGAGGGCGGCGCTCGAGGCGCGGCTGGCCGAGCTCTGCGCGGCGCACCCGTGGCTGGCCGCGCACCCGGTCCGGCTCACCTGGACCGGCGGCGCCTTCGCCAGCGGCGAGCTGCCGGCCGGCTCCCCGCTGCTGCCCGCGGTCATGTCCGCCGTGGTCGACGCCGGCGGCGCCGAGCCGGCCGAGCGCGCCATCGCCGCGGGCACCGACCTGCGGCTGTACGCCGCCGCGGGCATCCCCACGCTGCACTACGGCCCAGGCGACCTGCACCTCGCGCACGGGCCGCTGGAGTCGGTACCCGTGGCCGACCTGGTCACCGCCGCCCGCGCGTTCGCCCTGCTCGCGGTGCGCACGTGCGGGGTCCTCCGGTGA
- a CDS encoding metal-dependent phosphohydrolase: MSGPVGFEAWAALAGDSPTSRTEWAAVVAAWSEPHRRYHDLAHLAAVLGLVERLVADVPDPDAVRLAAWYHDVVYDPQRTDNEQLSAARARAGLRGLVPDERVEEVVRLVLLTDGHDVAPGDADGAALCDADLAVLASPPGAYAGYASAIRAEYGHLDDETFTAGRIAVLDQLLALPRLYRLPAAAEWEPLARANLTAELTLLRQRAGGPSGA; encoded by the coding sequence GTGAGCGGCCCGGTCGGCTTCGAGGCCTGGGCCGCGCTGGCCGGCGACTCCCCCACCTCGCGCACCGAGTGGGCCGCCGTCGTCGCCGCGTGGAGCGAGCCGCACCGCCGGTACCACGACCTGGCACACCTCGCGGCGGTCCTCGGCCTGGTCGAGCGGCTGGTCGCCGACGTCCCCGACCCCGACGCCGTGCGGCTGGCCGCCTGGTACCACGACGTCGTCTACGACCCGCAGCGGACGGACAACGAGCAGCTCAGCGCCGCCCGCGCCCGCGCCGGCCTGCGCGGGCTCGTCCCGGACGAGCGGGTCGAGGAGGTGGTGCGGCTGGTGCTGCTCACCGACGGGCACGACGTGGCACCCGGCGACGCCGACGGCGCAGCCCTCTGCGACGCCGACCTCGCGGTGCTCGCCAGCCCGCCGGGGGCGTACGCGGGCTACGCGTCGGCGATCCGCGCCGAGTACGGGCACCTGGACGACGAGACGTTCACCGCCGGGCGGATCGCCGTCCTGGATCAGCTGCTGGCGCTCCCCCGGCTCTACCGGCTGCCCGCCGCCGCGGAGTGGGAGCCGCTCGCCCGCGCGAACCTGACCGCGGAGCTCACCCTGCTGAGGCAGCGGGCCGGCGGGCCTTCCGGAGCCTGA
- a CDS encoding cold-shock protein, which yields MAQGTVKWFNAEKGFGFIAVDGGQDVFVHYSAIQMDGYKSLDEGQRVEFEVVQGSKGPQADAVRSA from the coding sequence GTGGCACAGGGCACCGTGAAGTGGTTCAACGCCGAGAAGGGCTTCGGCTTCATCGCCGTCGACGGCGGCCAGGACGTCTTCGTCCACTACTCGGCCATCCAGATGGACGGGTACAAGAGCCTCGACGAGGGTCAGCGCGTCGAGTTCGAGGTCGTCCAGGGGTCGAAGGGGCCGCAGGCCGACGCCGTCCGCTCTGCGTGA
- the thrC gene encoding threonine synthase yields the protein MTLTAPGSVQADSSAGGPTPPCPARGLVCRNCGATFGLIAEHACAECFGPLEVDYDPELMRAVTREQIEAGPQNIWRYVALLPVGQDPAERVSLDPGMTPLVRADRLAAELGLTGGLWVKDDSANPTHSFKDRVVSLAATAAKGLGYRKIACASTGNLANSVAAHAARVGLPSIVFIPSDLEPGKVVQSAVYGQTLVAVDGSYDDVNRLTSELAETDEFEDTAFVNQNVRPYYAEGSKTMGYELAEQLGWRIPAQVVIPMASGSLLTKVDKAFRELTAAGIVEATEWTIFGAQSAGCDPIATAFDNGWDVVKPVKPTGIAKSLNIGNPADGPYALDAIRRTGGAVARVGDDEIVQGIRDLARTTGVFAETAGGVTVAVLRKLVEGGLLDPAKETVVLNTGEGLKTLDPLEPVVGPTHRVEPSLKSVRAAGLID from the coding sequence ATGACTCTCACCGCTCCCGGTTCCGTTCAGGCCGACTCGTCGGCAGGCGGCCCCACCCCGCCGTGTCCGGCTCGCGGGCTGGTCTGCCGCAACTGCGGCGCCACCTTCGGGCTGATCGCCGAGCACGCCTGCGCCGAGTGCTTCGGCCCGCTGGAGGTCGACTACGACCCCGAGCTGATGCGCGCGGTCACCCGTGAGCAGATCGAGGCCGGCCCGCAGAACATCTGGCGCTACGTCGCGCTGCTGCCCGTGGGCCAGGATCCCGCCGAGCGCGTGTCCCTCGACCCGGGCATGACCCCGCTGGTGCGTGCCGACCGGCTGGCCGCCGAGCTGGGCCTGACCGGCGGGCTCTGGGTGAAGGACGACTCGGCCAACCCCACCCACTCCTTCAAGGACCGCGTCGTCAGCCTCGCCGCCACGGCCGCCAAGGGCCTGGGCTACCGGAAGATCGCCTGCGCCTCGACGGGCAACCTGGCCAACTCCGTCGCCGCGCACGCCGCCCGCGTCGGGCTGCCGTCGATCGTGTTCATCCCGAGCGACCTGGAGCCGGGCAAGGTCGTGCAGTCGGCGGTCTACGGCCAGACGCTGGTCGCCGTCGACGGGTCCTACGACGACGTCAACCGGCTGACCAGCGAGCTCGCCGAGACGGACGAGTTCGAGGACACCGCGTTCGTGAACCAGAACGTGCGGCCGTACTACGCCGAGGGCTCCAAGACGATGGGTTACGAGCTCGCCGAGCAGCTCGGCTGGCGGATCCCGGCGCAGGTCGTCATCCCGATGGCGTCCGGCTCGCTGCTCACCAAGGTCGACAAGGCCTTCCGGGAGCTCACCGCCGCCGGCATCGTCGAGGCCACGGAGTGGACGATCTTCGGCGCCCAGTCGGCCGGCTGCGACCCGATCGCCACCGCCTTCGACAACGGCTGGGACGTCGTGAAGCCGGTCAAGCCCACCGGCATCGCCAAGTCGCTCAACATCGGCAACCCGGCCGACGGCCCGTACGCGCTCGACGCCATCCGGCGCACCGGCGGTGCCGTGGCCCGCGTCGGCGACGACGAGATCGTCCAGGGGATCCGCGACCTCGCCCGCACCACCGGGGTCTTCGCCGAGACCGCCGGCGGCGTGACCGTCGCGGTGCTGCGGAAGCTCGTCGAGGGCGGGCTCCTGGACCCGGCCAAGGAGACCGTCGTCCTCAACACCGGCGAGGGCCTGAAGACCCTCGACCCGCTGGAGCCGGTCGTCGGTCCGACGCACCGCGTCGAGCCGTCCCTGAAGTCGGTGCGGGCCGCAGGCCTCATCGACTGA